The window CCACAGCACATTGCGGTTAAACCCGGCATCAACGAACTGATGCCGATTGCCGTCGGCCACTTGAATCGCCTGGTCACGCCGTTCGAACATCCGGTAGTCACGACCACCAGTCAGGCGACTACCAGTACCAAAGGCAAAATCGTTTATGTCGCCACCGCCGACGAAACGCCGGTCACGCTATACATCACCCCCGGCGACAACCAGGACATCGCACTATCCCTAACCCTGATCCCCAAACGCATTCCGGCGCGGGAAATCCACCTCGATCTGGATAAGGACAGCTACCAATTGCTGAACCAATGGCAACGCGCCGATTCCGCAAGTCGAACCTCGAGTCAACAGGAACAAGCCTACATCAGCCAACTGAAAGCGCTGTTTCGGGATTTGGGTTTGCAAAAGACCCCGGCCGGATATTCACTCCGCGAACCCAAGCCCCAAGAACAAATTCGCTGCCTGCAAGACCGCGTGCAAATTAAAACCGGCCAAGTTCTGGAAAGCCAGGATCGGCTGATTCTGGTGGGACTTGCCAAGAATACCGGCGGCGACATGCTCGAGTTCGACGAACGCAGTTGCGCGACGACGCAACAGGACGTGCTCGCCGTGTCGGTCTGGCCCAACGTGGTGTTGAAACCACAGGAAGCCACCGAATTGTATGTCATGGTCCGACAATCGCCTGAGGCGTCATCCAGTTTGCGGCCTTCGTTACTGAGCGGAGGTCAACCCTAATGGCCAGTGTCGATACCTGGTGGACACGCTTGAGTCCAACCGCCAAACGTAATTTAGCTGTCGGCAGCATCGGTACCGTGCTGTTGGCCGTCATCATCGCGCTGGCCACCATCACCCCGGAAGTCGGCAAGCCACTGAGTAAACAGGCCACCATCCAACACATCCTGACCGATAGCGATCCGCGCTCGCTGGGGATCGACGGCATTTCCGCGCAATTGCGCGATCTGCTGCAGAAAAACGACGAACAAGCCCGCCGACTAGCCTCAATCGAAGAACAGCAACGGCGCGAACAGCAATCCGACGAAATCCGCTTCAAACAATGGACCACCGCTGAGCGGGAAGCCTATGAAGCCAAGCTTCAAGCGGTCACCGGTGAAGTTGAGACGTTGAAGAACAAAGCGTCTACAACGGCAGTGGCTGGCAACCCTGGCGACGCCAATCAACCTGCTGTGGAGCCAACGGCACCGGGAAGACCGTCATACGGCCGCCCGAGCAATCCGCCGTTCGACAACGGGCAAGACGATCTCAACCGCGTGTTCGAGCAAGCCGCTATTCCCGCACCGACTGCTAGCAATACCGGCGTCTCAGGAGCACGAGCCAATAACCAAGCGCCGGCGGCTATGCAAATTCGGGTTATCCAGGAAGGTACTGACCAATCCAACGATAAAGACAAAGACACGACTCCGACTCTGGATCGCAGACACTCGAACCATGCCAACAACGACGTTTTCATCCCGGCCGGCAGCATATTGACCGGGGTGTTGTTGAACGGCCTGGATGCCCCGACCGGCAAAAAAGCCAAGAAAGAACCCATGCCGGTACTGTTCCGGATCAAGAAGGAAGCCATTCTGCCCAACCGTTTTCATGCCGATGTCCGCGAGTGCTTCCTGCTGGCCGCGGGCTTCGGCGACCTGAGTGCTGAGCGGGCCTACTTTCGCGGCGAGACCTTTTCCTGTGTCCGGCAGGACGGTGGCGTGATCGAAGTACCGATGAATGCGTATGCCACCGGCGAAGACGGCAAAAACGGGGTGCGTGGCCGCGTCGTTTCCAAACAAGGTGCACTACTCGCCCAATCCATGATGGCGGGCTTTTTACGCGGCTTTTCCGATGCCTTCGGCCGCAACCAGATCCCGGTGCTGATGACCGGCGGCCTGGGGGCGCTTTCAGGAACTACACCGTTTCAAAGCGCGTTTTCCTCGCAGTCGATGGAAGGTGGTGCGTTGAAAGGCGCCGGTTACGCCATGGAACGCCTGTCACATTTTTACATGGACATGGCCGAAGAGATTTACCCGGTCATCGAAGTCGATGCCACCCGCCAGGTCAACTTCATCGTGCAAAAAGGCACGGCGCTGAAGCTGAAGTCGCCGAGCTGATTCTTTAACCCAACTCCAAAGGTCGTTATGACGCTACGCAAAATTTCTTTATTGATAGCCACGCTACTCGGTACATCCATCGCCCTGGCCGCCAATCCGCAAAAGCAGGCGGTCTCGGATATTGCCGCCGGTTTGCTATCGATCAAAATCGACGGCATGCAGGACTTGCCGATCTCGGGCCTGAAGATGGTCAAGTCCGGTGAGCAGACGGTGTTTATCTCCAGCAATGGCCGCTTTGCCTTTTACGGCGGCAAATTGATGGACATCTGGACTCAGCAAGAAATCAAGGAACTGGCGGATATCGACAAAATCGCCAACCGTATCGATCTGTCGCGGATGAAACTCAAGGCCGACGATCTAGGTGCGGTGACCGTCGGCCACGGCAAAGCCCAGGTACTGGTGTTCATCGATCCCCGGTGCCCTTACTGCGGCAAGGTCATGAAAGACCTGCAAGCCTTGCAAGACCAATACACCTTCAAACTGGTGATGGTGCCCATCCTCGGCCCCGAGTCGCAAAACATCGTCGTGCAACTGGCCTGTCAGTTAGGCGCGAGCGATACCAAAGCCAAAGACGCCGCGCGCGACCGCTTGTTGAAACAGGATTACGCGGGCTTGCCGACCGAACCACCGGTTCAGTGCAACAAAGAGCCACTGCAAAAAGCCGTGGTCACCGCCAAGTTATTCGATTTGAAGGGTGTGCCATTTCTGATCGCCCCGGACGGCCGCACCCACAGTGGCGCACCCGAGGTATTAGCCGATTGGTTGGCCGACAAACCCAAACCGTCGCCCAGTCTGGCAACGACACCCGCTACCAACGCCCAAAACACCAAAGCACAGGAGAAGCAGCCTTGAAATCCATGCATTCGAATTCCTTGACTTTCAGCAGCCTGTTGCTGATGGTGTTAACCACCGGATGCGCCACCACCGAATACGGCTGTAAAGGCATGCCGGACGAGCCCAGCTGCCTATCGACCACTCAGGCTTACCAGATCACCAATACGGCGATAACGGAAGCACCTCCGGAAAATAACCAAAGTTCGGAGTCACCCGTTAAACCGACACTCCCGCCCCCGTTACAACAACCCGTGCCCAAGATCGACGATCCCACACCGATTCGCACGCCCTCCCAGGTCATGCGCATCTGGATCGCGCCTTGGGAAGATGCCGAGGGCGATTTGATGGTGTCCAACTACGTTTACACCGAATTGGAACCCCGGCGCTGGATGATCGGCAAGGCGGCACCGACAGCCAATTCGTCGTTGATTCCTTTACAAATCGAGCAACGTCCGTCCGAGAAACGGCCGACCGTCGATACCCCTGAAGATGACAATCCGGAAAACCGATTAGGCAAACAATTGCCCTGATCCATCATCCCTTTTCACCGCAGGCCACACCCCCTGCGAGAGTGAGCGGGCATCCGCTTAACAAGCGCCGGAATTGCATTTCCGAGGCCGGACGGGCAACTGTTCTTTTCTAAACAATCGAGGTCGTTTGAATGAAATCGTCCACTCGAACCGGGGTCTTGGTGGCCCTGGCATCGTTATTTTTTATGTTGATGGCATCCGACGCCATGGCCGGTGCCGGCGGTACCGAGTTCAATAACGTCTGGACCTTGCTGACCGGCTGGGTCGAAGGCTTGCTCGGCCGCATCATTGCCATCGTGTTCGTCATCGTCGGCCTGGTGGCCGGTGTCGTGCGCGGCAGCATCATGGGCTTTGTGCTGGGGATTGCTAGCGGTGTCGGCCTGTTTGCGGCGCCGACCATCATCACCAACATCGTCACCGCGACGATTTAAGGTTGTCCATCATGACCGGTGACTTATCGGATACCGAGACTGCGATGGGCAACCGTCGCCCGTCGCGCTGCCGCAAAGACGGCAGAACCGTTCAGGTTCAAGCCGCCAATGGCCACCCGCTCAACCCCTGCCATCCAGCCAGGGCGCGAGAGTTGTTACGCAAAAAACGCGTGATTCGGGTTTGCCGACATCCCTTTACGATTCGCCTGCATGCCGAGCATCAGACTGAAACCATGCAACAACTGTATGCCGAGGAGACCACCTCATGACCACCGCGCAACCTCCTCGGGCCGATCAGTTGTTCCCGGTACTAGCTTATGAATACGACCATCATCTGTTTCTGATGGCCGATAGCAGTATCGGTTTCGGCTTTTTGTGCCGGCCGATGACCGGCGCCGATGCCAACGTTTCCGCGCGGGTCAACGTATTACTGAATCAGGACTGGCCGCCCGAAACGCTATTACAAGTTTCACTTTGGACCTCACCGGACATCGAAGAGTCGCTGGCGATCATGCAGACCCGGCGTTTGAAGCAGCAAAAGCCGACCTATAAAACCATGACCCAGGCCAGCGTCGAGTTTCTGCGGCGCGGCACCACCAAAGCCCCGGAAGCCATTTCGGGTGCACGTCTTAGGCGTAGCCATATTCTGGTCACGGTCAAATTACCGATGGCATTCCCCCGGCCGAGTGAAGCTGACATCCGCCGTGCCTGTGAATTGCAAATGGCCACCCAGCAATCGCTGGCGACCATTGGCTTATATCCTGAGGTGTTGGGTGCTGATCAGTATGTGCGCATCCTGAATACACTGCTCAATTGGCAGCCGGATGCCGGCTGGAAAGACCGGGTGGTACCCGAGTGTGATCCGACTCAACTGATCCGCGATCAATTATTGGATTTCGATAACGCCATTCGAACCGACGAGAAAGGCATTTGGCTTGGATCAAAACGGGTAAAAACCCTATCTGCCAAACGCACACCCGATCATTTTTACTTTGGCAGCGCCAAGAGTTACTTGGGCGACATTCTGTCCGGAACCCGAGGCATTCGGCAAAATGCCTTGCTCAGTCTAACCCTGCATTACCCCGATGCCGAATCGACGCGTACTCGGCAAGAAGGCGTGCGGCAATTCATCACCAATCAGGTCAATACGCCAATTGCCCGGTTTTTGCCGGTGCTGGTACAACGCAAACACCATTTCGACGTGTTGTTCGACGCTTACCGCGACGGCGACCGGCCAATCCGGGCGTATTTTGGCGTACTGCTGTTTTGCGACGAAGCCGAAGAAGCGGCGGCCGTTTCGAATGCGCGGGTGTATTTTCGGGAACTGGGTTTTCAGCTGTTGGAAGACAAGTATTTCTGCCTGCCGTTATTCCTGAATTGTTTGCCGTTTGGGCCTGACCGTTCTGCAATTGCCGATTTGAAACGCTACCGCACCTTGGCCACTCGGCATGCGATTCCTTTATTGCCACTGTTCGGCGATTGGGCCGGCACCGGCACGCCGACCTTGAACTTTGTGTCACGTAATGGCGAACACATGGCGGTATCGCTGTTTGATACCACCGGCAACTACAACCTCTGTATCGCCGCCGAATCCGGCAAAGGCAAATCTTTTCTGACCAACGAGATCATCGTCAGCTACCTGACCGAAGGTGCGCAGATCTGGGCCATCGATGTCGGCCGCTCCTATGAAAACCTCTGTGAGGTGCTGGAAGGCGATTTCGTCAAATTCACCCACGGCTCGAGCATTTGCATGAACCCGTTCGAGATCGTGCAGAACTTTGAGGAAGAAGCCGATATGTTAGCGGGATTGGTCAGCCAGATGGCCGCACCGACCGAGAAACTGACCGACTTTCAAACCGCCGGTCTCAAGCGGATATTGAAACAACTGTGGACCGATAAAGCTCAGTCCATGTCGGTGGACGACATTGCAAAATGCCTGTGTACCGAAGCCGATCAACGCTTGAAGGATGTCGGCGAGCAGTTGTTTCCCTTTACCACACGAGGCGAATACGGCCGCTACTTCAACGGTAAAAACAACGCCAAGTTCGCTCGCGACTTTACCGTACTGGAACTGGAAGAACTCAAGGGCCGTAAGCATTTACAACAGGTGGTGTTGCTGCAGCTGATTTACCAGATTCAGCAAGAAATGTATCTCGGCGAACGCAACCGGCCCAAGATCGTCATCATCGACGAAGCTTGGGATCTGCTCACCGAAGGCGATGTCGCCAAGTTCATGGAGCATGGCTACCGGCGGTTTCGGAAATACGGCGGTGCGGCGGTGACCATTACCCAGTCGGTGAACGACTTGTACCGTAATGCCGCGGGCCGGGCCATCGTCGAGAACTCGGCCAATATGTATCTGCTCGGTCAAAAAGCCGAAGTCATCGAAGGCATGAAGCAGGACCGACGCTTACCGTTATCGGATGGCGGTTATGAACTCCTGAAAACCGTGCATACCTTACCCGGTGCGTATTCCGAAATTTTCTTCATCACCGAGATGGGCTCCGGTATCGGTCGACTGATCGTCGATCCTTACAAACGCATTCTGTTTTCCACCAAACCTGAAGACGTCAACGCCTTGAAGCAATTGCGCCGACAAGGCCTAAGTCTGGGTGATGCCATTCAACAACTCATCGACAGTCGTAGCAGTAAGCCTAAGGAGATCGGTTATGGATCCTAAGTCCCAATGGCTCAGTACCGTTGTCATCTCAGCCTGTTTGGGCGGTATAGGCGGTTGGGTGGCTGCACAACATCAACTAGAACAACCCCTGGCACGCCTGAATCTGGTCACGCCAGTTTTCGTACTTGACCGGGGCAAGTTAATTCAATCGATACCGCCCAATGCCAGCCAGGAGCAAATGGCCAAAATAGTCGATGACTGGCAGGGTCAAGCCAAGAAACTCAGTGATGCGGGTTATCTGGTCATCGATTCAACGGCGGTGGTGTCTGCCCCGGCGGATGTTTATGTTCAGCATCACACCCGGTGAGTCTATGCAATCCAATCATTCGAACGTTGCTATCGCAAGAACATCTACTACCAAGCACAGACCCTATCAAACCCGAGCGTCATTTCTACGGTTTATCGGGAAAGCTTTACCGATCTTGTTGCTGGCACTGGCCGTCGAACGCTACATCGGGGAGCGCTTTCTGATTGGCGGTGATGATCAAGTCGATCGCTGTCTGCCGGACAAATGGATTTACCTGATCGATACCCACAACAAGGACATCTGGCGCGGCGATTTGATCGCTTTTCGTGCCGAACGCATGGCGCCTTATTTCAAAGATGGCCAGATCATTGTCAAAATCGCCGCCGGCGTCACGGGTGACACCGTCCATGTCGATCAACAGCACACCAAGATCAACGGTGAACGGGTTATTGACGGGCTAACGTTGGCCGAAAAACTCAAAAAGCCGGCCAACAGTTTTAAACGCCATGAAACTATACCAACTGCTGCCTATTGGGTGACCGGGAAAACCGACAAAAGCTTCGATTCACGCTACTGGGGCTATGTCTACGACCACCAAGTGATTGGACGGGCCTATGCGTTGTTTTGACCTCCTTCAGTTTCCTTGGCGGCAATCGGTGATCTGTCTGCTTTGTTGGGTTGATATGCACCCGGTTCAGGCTGAGGAAGCCTGGCTGCAACGTTCTCAGGCTATTTTGCAAACCTTGGAAGGACAGCCTCGACCCGACTGGTTGACCGGTCAGTCTGAACAACTGGACATGAAACACCAAGCGCAAAAAGTGTTGGAAGCGTCGCAGGCGATTCGAGCAGAGACGCTATCGACACAATCAACAACATTGGCAAGCGGTCCGCCAACAACGTCTTCGAACAAACCGCTCACGCTATTGTTTGTCTCCTTCTCGCTGGGTGAGTCCCTGCTGAAAAGTATCTTTGAAGAAGCCTCAGGTCGGGACGACGTGTTACTGATGTTTCGCGGGCCAAAGCCAGGCCAAAAGTTACCGGCATTGATGGCCGACCTGAAACGCTTGCTGAAAGGCATTGAGCCATTGCCGAACATTGTCATTGATCCCACCCGTTTTCAACGCTGGTCGGTGTCGTCCGTACCAGACATTGTCGTCGAACAGGAAGGCAAATCCCGTTTGCATGTTCGAGGTGTCAGCAGTCTGTCTTGGCTGAACGAGCAACTCAAAGCCGGCAAACAAGGAGAGTTGGGAACCTTGGGCGATGTCGGCGAGATTGCTGAAATCGACTTGTTGGAAGAGATCAAACTCCGGATGGCCGCCATCGACTGGAAACAAAAGCAGCAACATGCCATCGCTCGATTCTGGGAACAGCAAAAATTTGAAGACTTACCCGCCGCTCAGGCCGATCGTGATCGGATTGTGGATCTGACCATCACCGCCCCACGCGATCTAGTTGCTCCCAACGGTCAGCTGATTATCCATGCCGGACAAACCTTCAATCCCTTGGACAAAATGCCGTTTGGCTTATGCCTGATGGTATTCGATGCCACGGTGCCTGCTCAAGTTGAGCTGATTCAGCATCAGTCCTGCCAGGACAAACAATCTCGCGTGATGTATCTGGCCACATCGCTGTCTCGTCATAAAGGTTGGGAGATTTTAAAGCGTTTGGAAACGACGTTGCAGGCACCGGTGTATTTATTGACACCGGATGTGCGCAGCCGCTTTCAATTACAGCATGTGCCGGCTGTCGTTGAACAATCCGGCAATCGTTTGCTGGTTCATGAACGAAAACTGCCGGCCGCAACGGGAGAACGATCATGAAGCGGTTCGTTTTCCTTTGGGTGTTGGGCGGTTTGATAACCCTGGCAACTCCGTTGTATGCCGAGACCACCACCAGTAGCGTCGATCCGTTGTGCTCGGACGCCGAACTGTGGTCCGGCAAACTGATCACCGATATTTGCTGGAGCTGCCTATTTCCGATTCGAGCGGCCGGGTCGTCGCTGGGTGGTGGCAACGTACCGAGCATCGCCACCGACGAGAAGTTCTGTTTTTGCACCGATCCGATGGGCATTCCGGAGCTGGGCATGACCATGGGTCTTTGGAATCCGGCCCGGCTGATTGAGATTGTCCGCAATCCCTGGTGTTCACCGGCACTGGGCGGACATAAATTCAGCGCCTCGAATGTGCGCTTAATCGCCACTACCGGCAAAGCCGATTTCGATGCCAGCGAGATGTCCTTTTTTAACTACCACTACTTTGCGTTTCCATTGACCATTTTGCTGGACCTGTTCTGGGACGGCCGTTGCAACAGTGACGGTTATCGTGATTTTGATTTACTGTACGTCTCGGAATTGGATCCGACCTGGAATAGCGACTTATTGGCTTTTTTTACCAGTCCGGAAACGGCGTTGTTTGCCAATCCGGTGGCCATTTCAGCGTGTGTCGCCGACGCGGCGGCGGCAGCCACCGGCAATCCTTTGGACGCCTTGTTCTGGTGTGCAGGGGCTTGGGGGCATATGTATCCCTTATCTGGGATTTCGCCGACCAGTTACGGTACCGATCCTCGTATCACCAGTTTATTGGCCACTCGCGCCACGGCATCCTTGCATCGGCGTGGGCTAGCCTGGAAAACCTCGGGCAACGATGCTTTGTGCGGTGGTTACATCTATCCATTCATTCCCAAGTCGCAATACCGACTATCGATGTTTTATCCCGTTGCCGAAACCGAATCCAATCACGCTATTGGCGAAACCACGTTCAAGTGGGGTGCGGGCCGCACATATCCGGGGCCGGGCGAAGATCATCTCTACCTGCTGTGGCGTTGGCAGGACTGTTGTCTATTCTAGGGCGAACTGTTCACGATAAATCAGTCTAACACATTGATTAAAAATACAAATGTGAGATCAATTATGAACAGAGTATTCATCAAAGCAAGTGGTATCAACCCGATCATAAAAGTGTTCACACGATGGCCTTATCCATTGGTCAGCCGGGATTGTCCAATGAACATCTGTTCACAGTCATTTGTCGATCAGTAGGTGCACCGTGAACACTATTGTCCGATCAGCCATTCACCTTGATCAGCATCCGGCCATGTCCTCGGAGGTATTGGTATCCTGTGCGTTGCCAACGGGCTTTTTATTTTTGGTTGACGATGATACGGGACGTGTCATAGAGCCGGTATTACTGTATTTAATGGATCGATTCCTCATTCGTTACGGCAATACCAGGCCCAATACGTTGCGGGCTACAGTCTACAACCTGAAGGATTGGTGGGCATTTCTGGCGGAGTTTGCCAAACCCTGGAACGAAGTCAGTGAGGATGATCTTCGTTTTTACCGGGATGCCATGCTGCAGACCGTGTCACCCAAAACCCATCAACCCTATGAGGTCGGCACTGTCCGCCGTCGACTGACCACGGTATTACAGTTCTATGACTGGGCCCGACGGGCGGGGTTTTTCGGAGTGATTTTCGATTCGAAATCCACTCGCCAAATCGTCAGATCAATGGATCATGATGCGTTGGCGCATTTGCATTCAAATCCCGTACAGCGTACCACCTCTGATTTACTGCCGTTGCCGCGTCGGGGCGCCGATGATGCCGTTCACCCATTGACTGAAACGGAATATCGCGCGGTTGCACATTGTCTTGGGCCGCTACCGCCTGGCAGCACGCGATCTAACGATGATTGCCGTCCAACTTTGGATCGGCTGATTGCCGAAATTTCCCTCCATACCGGTATGCGTCGGGATGAAATTTCATCACTGAATCGTTGGCAAATTCTAGATCTGCGACCTGATGCATCCCAACCTTTCGGTGTGCTGAAACTACGGATCAGTAAAACCAAGGGTCTCAGGCCGCGTGTCGTGTTCATGCCCAATTGGCTGGTAACGGCATTGCACTGGTATATCGATCATGAGCGGAAGGACGCGCTGCATGCCGCCAAAAAGCAAGGCCAAATCAAAGAACCGAGCGCACTGTTTTTGAACGGTATCCATGCCGGACGTCATGTTGGAAAACCCATTCAAAATGGCAGTATCGATGCGCATTTTCGGCAGGCTCTGTTTGCCGCCGGCCTGACGCATACCGTACATAAAACTGACCCGGAAACAGGGAAACCGTATGCCACGCAAGAACCCCGTCATGTTTTCCACGACCTCAGACATACCTTTGCGACCTGGCTGTATTGGTTTGAAAAGTCGCAAGGTAATGCGGAACCCTGGAAAAAGATTCAGGCACGCTTGGGGCATACCTCGTTGGCGACGACCACCAATCTCTACTTGCGCGCCGTGACGGATTTTGAAGCTCAAGTCAGTGATACCACCATGAAGTTTTTCGAGGCGATGCGTCATGGCTGAGTCATTTTCTGATCGTCGCTCCCCACGCCCCAGTCGCTACGCACAACTCGTAGGTACGACGGTGGCGGACCTCGACGCTGTTCGCCGGGAACGCCTATCCTCGATTAGCGAAGAAAGCGATGGGGATGGCAAACGTCGGTTATTCATTCGTTTCCCGACACCGCACAGTCGAGAATCCATTCAAACCTTGGAGGTTTCAAACTGGATGATGGCGCCCGAGTTGGCCGTTGCCTTTGCCGAGATGGTCGTCGTATGGGGTGGGGATAAATCCGAACCAAGTCGGCAAACGTTTATCAACGATCTGAACCATGGGTTTTTCCAGTATCTGACTCGCATCGATAGGCCAACGCCCAGTCTGGAAACCCTTAACACGGCATTCATCAATGGTTTTATCGAATGGCTGGGACGTATGGAAGACGGCGCCTATGTGCTTGCGGCTTACACCCGTTTGCATTACCTGGGTGTAGTTCGCAGCGTGGTTTCTCACCTGAAAAAATCTAAGCAGTACCGTTCCCAATTAAGCAAGGATTTACATATTCGCCGCAATCCCTGGCCAGGGGCATCACGGCAAATCGCACATCCGACAAAAATCATCGAGCCGGCGGATTGGGTTCATCTTCATAGTATGTGTATCGAAGCATGTACGAAAATCATGCAAACCGTCGAAAAGGGCTGGATGATGTTGGCCGAAGAATCCCCCGAGCCCAATAGTCTGGAAAGCCATTTGCAAAGATTGGACGCGCTGTTTCCGACAGTGATTGGGTCTTTCGTCAAACTACAGCAACTCGACGCGTCATTGGCCCACCAAATTGGCACGCCGGAAGCACTGGCGACACTCAGAACCTACCTTCACCCCTCGCCAAGGGATCTGGTGCCGTTCCTACTGTTATTGGCCATGGTGAGCTTTTTCAGTGGCGAAACCCTGTTTACAACCCGCCGAAGCGACGTGTCCTATATCGAAATCCAGGGCACCAAACGCTTGGTTTGGCGTCCCTATAAATCGAGAAGCCGACGCCGACAGCACCGTAGTTTTCCTATCTCGGATGCCCCAGACAGTCCGACGGTGCTGATTCCGTTTATCGAGCGTTGGACAGCACGGATTCGTCCAGCAGCAACGCCGCGCCTGCAAGAGTGGTTGTTTATCTGGATTCCCGTGAACAAACCCTCTGAGCCTCATGGTTTCGAATCAAAATCGGGAGGCAGCAAAGGGGCATGGAAAAACCATTTGTCAGACTTTTTGATCGAAAACG of the Methylomonas sp. MK1 genome contains:
- a CDS encoding TraU family protein, with protein sequence MKRFVFLWVLGGLITLATPLYAETTTSSVDPLCSDAELWSGKLITDICWSCLFPIRAAGSSLGGGNVPSIATDEKFCFCTDPMGIPELGMTMGLWNPARLIEIVRNPWCSPALGGHKFSASNVRLIATTGKADFDASEMSFFNYHYFAFPLTILLDLFWDGRCNSDGYRDFDLLYVSELDPTWNSDLLAFFTSPETALFANPVAISACVADAAAAATGNPLDALFWCAGAWGHMYPLSGISPTSYGTDPRITSLLATRATASLHRRGLAWKTSGNDALCGGYIYPFIPKSQYRLSMFYPVAETESNHAIGETTFKWGAGRTYPGPGEDHLYLLWRWQDCCLF
- a CDS encoding tyrosine-type recombinase/integrase, producing the protein MNTIVRSAIHLDQHPAMSSEVLVSCALPTGFLFLVDDDTGRVIEPVLLYLMDRFLIRYGNTRPNTLRATVYNLKDWWAFLAEFAKPWNEVSEDDLRFYRDAMLQTVSPKTHQPYEVGTVRRRLTTVLQFYDWARRAGFFGVIFDSKSTRQIVRSMDHDALAHLHSNPVQRTTSDLLPLPRRGADDAVHPLTETEYRAVAHCLGPLPPGSTRSNDDCRPTLDRLIAEISLHTGMRRDEISSLNRWQILDLRPDASQPFGVLKLRISKTKGLRPRVVFMPNWLVTALHWYIDHERKDALHAAKKQGQIKEPSALFLNGIHAGRHVGKPIQNGSIDAHFRQALFAAGLTHTVHKTDPETGKPYATQEPRHVFHDLRHTFATWLYWFEKSQGNAEPWKKIQARLGHTSLATTTNLYLRAVTDFEAQVSDTTMKFFEAMRHG